One part of the Scatophagus argus isolate fScaArg1 chromosome 12, fScaArg1.pri, whole genome shotgun sequence genome encodes these proteins:
- the LOC124068327 gene encoding putative monooxygenase p33MONOX isoform X1 encodes MASRQRDIPALEPGNSSGLFGALSSPMVMTRRNISYDELMDAPMHSPPSDLSVNILWKDPVIPQHKFRNTTEERESGGKLLNLEAPTPAKSPVPVVKAKATSLMSSIMIKQTQENLQKFEHQAGLTDARYSPHKGLSAEETRFHRLGDGTLPKLRMPSGDFKEDRLTTSAQSTPSGTPSVTPSVTPSVSPHTSPAVCRRTWFPLSPAPFLATPELNSPNPSTDMGGNEGGGGERWNFFGTRSVVQKSPTDPGSETSTAGFSLQSYFGMQKSSTMDGTNTQVNFKVEDPTKFMPPKIEISGTEAKPAPPRPHKLKPRDMNVLTPSGF; translated from the exons atgGCCTCAAGACAGCGGGATATTCCAG CACTTGAACCTGGCAATTCATCTGGACTCTTTGGTGCTTTATCATCTCCGATGGTAATGACTAGGCGCAATATCAGCTATGACGAGCTCATGGATGCCCCTATGCATTCACCACCTTCAGACTTGAGTGTCAACATCTTATGGAAAGACCCTGTCATCCCGCAGCACAAGTTCAGAAACACTACAGAG GAAAGAGAAAGTGGTGGGAAGCTGCTGAATCTCGAGGCACCAACACCAGCCAAGTCCCCAGTGCCTGTTGTGAAAGCAAAAGCCACCTCTTTAATGAGCTCAATAATGATCA AGCAGACCCAGGAGAACCTGCAGAAGTTTGAGCACCAGGCAGGGCTGACAGATGCCAGATATTCTCCCCATAAGGGGCTCTCTGCCGAGGAGACTCGCTTTCACCGGCTGGGTGATGGCACGCTGCCA AAGTTGAGAATGCCAAGCGGGGACTTCAAGGAGGACAGGCTTACAACATCAGCACAATCCACCCCAAGTGGCACCCCATCTGTCACTCCCTCCGTCACCCCCAGCGTTAGTCCCCACACATCACCAGCTGTTTGTCGCAG GACCTGGTTCCCGCTGAGTCCTGCACCTTTTCTTGCCACCCCAGAACTCAACAGTCCCAACCCAAGCACAGACAtgggaggaaatgaaggaggaggaggagagagatggaacTTCTTTGGAACTCGATCTGTGGTACAGAAGTCCCCCACTGACCCAGGCTCTGAAACCAGCACAG CAGGCTTCTCCCTGCAGTCCTACTTTGGCATGCAGAAATCATCTACCATGGATGGCACCAACACCCAGGTCAACTTCAAAGTGGAGGACCCTACCAAATTCATGCCCCCCAAGATTGAAATCTCAGGCACTGAGGCCAAGCCAGCGCCTCCAAGGCCACACAAACTTAAGCCTCGGGACATGAATGTTTTAACACCCTCGGGCTTCTGA
- the LOC124068327 gene encoding putative monooxygenase p33MONOX isoform X2: MASRQRDIPALEPGNSSGLFGALSSPMVMTRRNISYDELMDAPMHSPPSDLSVNILWKDPVIPQHKFRNTTEERESGGKLLNLEAPTPAKSPVPVVKAKATSLMSSIMIKQTQENLQKFEHQAGLTDARYSPHKGLSAEETRFHRLGDGTLPKLRMPSGDFKEDRLTTSAQSTPSGTPSVTPSVTPSVSPHTSPAVCRRTWFPLSPAPFLATPELNSPNPSTDMGGNEGGGGERWNFFGTRSVVQKSPTDPGSETSTGFSLQSYFGMQKSSTMDGTNTQVNFKVEDPTKFMPPKIEISGTEAKPAPPRPHKLKPRDMNVLTPSGF; encoded by the exons atgGCCTCAAGACAGCGGGATATTCCAG CACTTGAACCTGGCAATTCATCTGGACTCTTTGGTGCTTTATCATCTCCGATGGTAATGACTAGGCGCAATATCAGCTATGACGAGCTCATGGATGCCCCTATGCATTCACCACCTTCAGACTTGAGTGTCAACATCTTATGGAAAGACCCTGTCATCCCGCAGCACAAGTTCAGAAACACTACAGAG GAAAGAGAAAGTGGTGGGAAGCTGCTGAATCTCGAGGCACCAACACCAGCCAAGTCCCCAGTGCCTGTTGTGAAAGCAAAAGCCACCTCTTTAATGAGCTCAATAATGATCA AGCAGACCCAGGAGAACCTGCAGAAGTTTGAGCACCAGGCAGGGCTGACAGATGCCAGATATTCTCCCCATAAGGGGCTCTCTGCCGAGGAGACTCGCTTTCACCGGCTGGGTGATGGCACGCTGCCA AAGTTGAGAATGCCAAGCGGGGACTTCAAGGAGGACAGGCTTACAACATCAGCACAATCCACCCCAAGTGGCACCCCATCTGTCACTCCCTCCGTCACCCCCAGCGTTAGTCCCCACACATCACCAGCTGTTTGTCGCAG GACCTGGTTCCCGCTGAGTCCTGCACCTTTTCTTGCCACCCCAGAACTCAACAGTCCCAACCCAAGCACAGACAtgggaggaaatgaaggaggaggaggagagagatggaacTTCTTTGGAACTCGATCTGTGGTACAGAAGTCCCCCACTGACCCAGGCTCTGAAACCAGCACAG GCTTCTCCCTGCAGTCCTACTTTGGCATGCAGAAATCATCTACCATGGATGGCACCAACACCCAGGTCAACTTCAAAGTGGAGGACCCTACCAAATTCATGCCCCCCAAGATTGAAATCTCAGGCACTGAGGCCAAGCCAGCGCCTCCAAGGCCACACAAACTTAAGCCTCGGGACATGAATGTTTTAACACCCTCGGGCTTCTGA